Proteins encoded by one window of Danaus plexippus chromosome Z, MEX_DaPlex, whole genome shotgun sequence:
- the LOC133319916 gene encoding uncharacterized protein LOC133319916 has protein sequence MTSYNELQKEREENAAKLVMNTFYKIDNKDGVTASEITKYLQDKFGDVWRASNLTDKAEDTLKRSAALGFLERRGERYIANLARGLCSWRRRRRRCCRRKRKRRCSRRRRRRRKGGCKCG, from the coding sequence ATGACGAGCTACAATGAATTACAGAAGGAGCGTGAAGAGAACGCCGCCAAGCTGGTTATGAAcacattttacaaaattgaTAACAAAGATGGAGTTACTGCGTCTGAAATCACCAAGTACCTACAGGACAAGTTCGGGGACGTGTGGAGGGCAAGCAATTTGACAGACAAAGCTGAAGATACATTGAAACGCAGTGCAGCCTTAGGGTTCTTGGAGAGGCGAGGGGAGCGTTATATAGCCAACCTGGCCCGGGGGCTATGTAGCTGGCGCAGGCGGCGCAGAAGATGCTGTCGAAGAAAACGGAAAAGACGCTGCAGTAGACGAAGAAGACGGCGTAGAAAGGGAGGCTGCAAGTGTGGTTGA